The proteins below come from a single Cannabis sativa cultivar Pink pepper isolate KNU-18-1 chromosome 3, ASM2916894v1, whole genome shotgun sequence genomic window:
- the LOC133035836 gene encoding uncharacterized protein LOC133035836 — translation MALSISKRLLRSLGSSSAFSCCHSRFIGPSICTTDDSCNHVRGDSLLFKETSAIVKGGLSLLSYRKFSTSILTPEASEGAFPSDLLSAKPVLESDRKIGLYQDLVIPVTNFHNEDKGFMVLDGEVFDVPIRKDIIHRVVLWQLAKRQQGTHSTKTISEVSGTGRKPWRQKGTGRARHGTLRGPQFRGGAIMHGPKPRSHAIKLNKKVRRLGLKIALTARAAEGKLLVFEDLEVPTHKTKNIVNYVQQMENAKKFLLVDGDVIGEKLKLATQNLHYVNVLPSVGLNVYSILQHDTLVMSRAAINRIVERMNTPINR, via the exons ATGGCTCTGTCAATTTCTAAAAGGTTATTACGATCTCTTGGTTCTTCATCTGCATTTTCCTGCTGCCATTCAAGATTTATAGGCCCGTCAATTTGCACAACTGATG ATTCGTGCAACCATGTTCGTGGGGATAGCTTACTTTTTAAAGAGACTTCGGCTATTGTCAAG GGTGGGTTATCTTTACTTTCTTATCGGAAGTTTTCAACTTCTATCCTGACCCCTGAAGCCAGTGAAGGTGCATTTCCCTCTGATCTGTTGTCCGCTAAGCCTGTGCTAGAATCTGACCGAAAGATAG GACTTTATCAGGACCTTGTAATTCCTGTGACAAATTTTCATAATGAAGACAAGGGCTTCATGGTTTTGGATGGTGAAGTCTTTGATGTCCCTATCAGGAAGGACATTATTCATCGAGTTGTACTATGGCAACTTGCGAAACGACAACAG GGAACGCATTCAACAAAAACTATCAGTGAGGTCAGTGGAACTGGGAGAAAGCCATGGAGACAGAAGGGTACTGGTCGTGCAAGACATGGAACATTGCGTGGCCCCCAG TTTCGGGGAGGTGCTATAATGCATGGGCCTAAGCCACGAAGTCACGCTATTAAGTTGAACAAGAAGGTCCGAAGGCTAGGGCTAAAGATTGCTCTCACTGCCCGTGCAGCAGAGGGAAAG CTTCTGGTTTTTGAGGACTTGGAGGTTCCTACTCATAAAACCAAGAATATTGTGAACTATGTTCAACAAATGGAGAATGCCAAGAAATTTCTGCTGGTGGATGGGGATGTAATAGGTGAAAAGTTGAAATTGGCTACTCAAAATCTGCATTATGTGAACGTGCTGCCCTCAGTT GGTCTCAATGTCTACAGCATTCTGCAACACGACACACTCGTAATGTCTCGTGCTGCAATCAACAGAATTGTAGAGCGAATGAACACACCAATTAACCGTTGA